The following are from one region of the Leptospiraceae bacterium genome:
- a CDS encoding fumarate hydratase, with product MPDFIYSDPFPTGADTTPYKLLTKDYVSTIPFGDKEILKVEPEALTLLAKRAMEDVSFFLRPGHLEKVRKILDDPEATDNDKFVATALLKNAVIAADMQLPSCQDTGTGIVIGKKGEYVITGGGDSEAISKGIFQTYVERNLRYSQVVPLTMYEEKNSGSNLPAQIDVYSTDGNEYKFLFLAKGGGSANKTYLYQETKALLNPDSLEKFIIDKVNNLGTAACPPYHIAVVIGGTSAEMTLKTVKLASTGYLDHLPTSGGKEGYAFRDIELEEKMLKAAQKSGIGAQFGGKYLAHDFRIIRLPRHGASCPVGLGVSCSADRNIKAKITKDGIFLEQLEYEPIKYLPNFEKIQISGDSVHINLNQPMSEIQKILTKYPVKTRVMLSGKLVVARDIAHAKLKEKLDKGEALPDYFKNHPIYYAGPAKTPEGMPSGSFGPTTAGRMDSYVPLFQEKGYSMVTLAKGNRSKIVTESCKKNGGFYLGSIGGPAALLAKENIKKVEVLDFPELGMEAIWSIEVENFPAFIVVDDKGNDFFQMLT from the coding sequence ATGCCTGATTTCATTTATTCCGATCCATTTCCAACGGGAGCTGATACGACTCCTTACAAATTACTGACCAAGGATTATGTTTCTACAATTCCATTTGGAGATAAAGAAATTCTCAAAGTGGAGCCGGAGGCTTTAACATTATTAGCAAAACGGGCAATGGAAGATGTTTCCTTTTTCCTACGTCCCGGACATCTCGAAAAAGTTCGCAAGATTTTGGATGACCCAGAAGCAACCGACAATGATAAATTTGTTGCCACAGCTCTTTTGAAAAATGCCGTGATAGCTGCGGATATGCAATTGCCTTCCTGTCAGGATACGGGAACTGGAATCGTGATTGGCAAAAAAGGAGAGTATGTGATTACGGGAGGCGGAGATAGTGAGGCGATTTCCAAAGGGATTTTCCAAACCTATGTTGAGCGTAATCTGCGTTATTCTCAGGTTGTTCCACTTACCATGTATGAAGAGAAAAACTCTGGAAGTAATCTACCCGCACAAATTGATGTTTACTCGACAGATGGGAATGAATATAAATTTTTATTCCTCGCCAAAGGAGGAGGCTCTGCAAACAAAACCTATCTCTACCAAGAAACAAAAGCATTACTCAATCCAGACTCTCTGGAGAAATTTATTATTGATAAAGTAAATAATTTGGGAACAGCGGCTTGTCCTCCCTATCATATTGCTGTTGTGATCGGTGGCACTTCTGCTGAGATGACTTTGAAAACTGTAAAGCTTGCCTCTACGGGATACTTAGATCATTTGCCTACTTCGGGCGGAAAAGAAGGCTATGCATTCCGTGATATAGAACTCGAAGAGAAAATGCTAAAAGCAGCCCAAAAATCCGGAATCGGAGCCCAATTCGGTGGTAAGTATTTAGCACACGATTTTCGAATCATTCGCTTGCCGCGTCATGGTGCATCCTGTCCGGTGGGACTCGGTGTAAGCTGTAGCGCCGATCGCAATATCAAAGCAAAGATTACCAAGGATGGAATCTTTCTCGAACAATTGGAATACGAGCCAATCAAATATTTACCTAATTTCGAAAAGATACAAATCTCCGGTGACTCGGTGCATATCAATCTAAACCAACCCATGTCAGAGATTCAAAAAATACTTACCAAATATCCGGTTAAGACTAGAGTCATGTTATCGGGTAAGCTAGTTGTAGCTCGGGACATTGCCCATGCCAAATTAAAAGAGAAACTGGATAAAGGAGAAGCCTTACCGGATTATTTCAAAAATCATCCTATTTATTATGCAGGCCCTGCAAAAACTCCAGAGGGAATGCCATCCGGTTCTTTCGGTCCAACCACAGCTGGACGTATGGACAGTTATGTTCCTCTGTTTCAGGAAAAAGGGTATTCTATGGTAACTCTCGCAAAGGGCAATCGCTCCAAGATTGTAACAGAAAGTTGTAAGAAAAACGGTGGGTTTTATCTCGGCTCTATTGGGGGACCTGCGGCACTACTCGCGAAAGAAAACATCAAAAAAGTAGAAGTTTTGGATTTCCCAGAACTAGGAATGGAAGCAATCTGGTCGATTGAAGTAGAAAATTTCCCTGCCTTTATAGTCGTTGACGACAAGGGCAATGATTTCTTTCAAATGCTAACCTAA
- a CDS encoding bifunctional nuclease family protein: MDLIEVKISDITLTNVGFAVFLKPKEETADSKVVPIFIGPLETHAITSVLDGITPPRPMTHDLIMMFIPVLGAQVIKVTIDEIIDNTFYAKISIRKDEEIFLIDARPSDSIAIALRAEAPIFITQSVLDEAGVVMKGGEIPSESGLDELTPVEPVPRTQLQILEESLSVAIKNEDYESAARIRDQIKKIIGNS; the protein is encoded by the coding sequence ATGGACTTGATAGAAGTAAAAATTTCCGATATCACTCTTACAAATGTTGGGTTTGCCGTTTTTTTGAAGCCAAAAGAAGAAACCGCTGACTCTAAAGTTGTCCCGATTTTTATCGGTCCTCTTGAAACACATGCAATTACAAGTGTTTTAGACGGAATCACCCCACCTAGACCGATGACACATGATCTGATCATGATGTTTATTCCTGTTCTTGGAGCGCAGGTTATTAAAGTTACCATTGACGAAATTATTGACAATACTTTCTACGCAAAAATTTCCATTCGCAAAGATGAAGAAATCTTTCTAATTGATGCAAGACCTTCCGACTCGATTGCGATTGCACTTCGAGCAGAGGCTCCGATTTTTATTACGCAAAGCGTTCTCGATGAGGCGGGTGTAGTTATGAAAGGGGGAGAAATTCCTTCCGAGTCAGGTCTAGATGAGCTTACACCAGTTGAGCCAGTTCCAAGAACCCAACTTCAAATTTTAGAAGAGTCTCTTTCTGTTGCAATAAAGAATGAGGACTACGAATCCGCTGCTCGAATTCGAGATCAGATAAAGAAGATTATCGGAAATTCTTAA
- a CDS encoding chemotaxis protein CheW: MSGILGEYTEIFLEESEDQIEELNANLLRLETDHNNPEIINDIFRAAHSLKSSAAFVGLYNLSDLSHKMENLLQKIREGKLSINVNLVNLLFECFDLIKEVIDAVGRGEKKDNSYSEMIGKLESYEKSQEAQGGQVISSGARQSIQTKEEPVAVIPEPVTTVANVSSSSLSSDPHVPLKLEEDELRELEEELKIRNAKAYDVRVALKSDTPMKGLRFTLILQNLKLNAVIYKSVPDVESLERGIDQNFINFILITQISDEEIHKLIMVDMVEYIDISLRNIQAPVSTTQDKTEKITQEAKRERTAIQEKESDKALTKSIKVSSEKLDQLMNNVGELVITNSGFQKIYDDLVRNFGDDTIFSELKSKIDQINRISKDLQSGIMNTRMVPIGSVFNRFSRLVRDLSMETGKKVHLNLMGENTELDKKVVDMIGEPMLHLIRNSIDHGIETPAERAKAGKPEYGTVELNAYQGGNNIMVEIKDDGKGLNKSRILKKAIENNLISASDAQNLADNEVYQFIFAAGFSTAAEVTDISGRGVGMNVVNKLIQDFKGKILINTTEGFGTSFTLCFPQALAIIPSILVSMEEEIYAFPLSEVFETIRIKKDQINTLEGHEIINLRGEVLPIYRLNKIIGLADKLDMEEAPVVIVNYNSRKLGFIVDELIGKHETVIKTLEKNYKNIKGLTGASIMGDGTIILVLDIGGLIDITTASSVSSSHLVGKEMMRLNTSRSIDVNTSNVIFKTQSSTNLFNNSLLGLQLVDKTKRKKDKSERKKVVYEPEQITRVAEVSEPPSEEITPVQPTKPEEIKKENQYLIVPETNLPEKKNMNVEQKQVSNSVNIENLADSSEDDHVKARELLKGFSDQTKKRVEQLIPDRPINEMLSKEEIRKLESVVNTGMMNAGLVLSQLVGSNVELFMPEIMLTDKDELVNEVRDSNEHFFGMKVRMNGDLNGNLLMIFSEARGKELAGKLLKENETSDLAKKLSDDSLSVLMEISNIVCSSVMNSLSNKAKAQIMPSVPELVTGNFKEVLDVVKPEKTKFLSMNTEFIYEGDNLIGNLLFLPDFDELVKLISRLA, from the coding sequence TTGTCCGGCATTTTAGGTGAATATACAGAAATTTTTCTCGAAGAATCGGAAGACCAGATTGAAGAGTTGAATGCTAATCTCCTGCGACTCGAAACCGATCATAACAATCCCGAAATTATAAATGATATTTTTCGCGCAGCTCACTCTTTAAAGAGCTCTGCTGCTTTCGTAGGATTATACAATCTTTCAGATCTTTCTCATAAGATGGAAAACCTTCTTCAAAAAATTAGAGAAGGTAAACTATCTATCAATGTCAATCTAGTGAATCTCTTATTCGAATGCTTTGACTTAATCAAAGAAGTAATTGATGCAGTGGGTCGAGGTGAAAAAAAAGATAATTCCTATTCAGAAATGATTGGAAAGCTTGAATCCTACGAAAAGTCACAGGAAGCCCAGGGCGGTCAAGTGATTTCATCTGGTGCAAGGCAATCTATTCAAACAAAGGAAGAACCAGTCGCTGTTATCCCTGAGCCTGTAACTACAGTTGCTAATGTATCTTCGTCGTCATTAAGTTCAGACCCTCATGTTCCACTTAAATTAGAGGAAGATGAATTAAGAGAACTAGAAGAAGAATTAAAAATCAGAAATGCCAAGGCTTATGATGTGAGAGTAGCTCTTAAGAGTGATACTCCGATGAAAGGCTTACGGTTTACACTGATTCTTCAGAACTTAAAGCTAAACGCTGTTATCTACAAATCTGTTCCTGATGTAGAATCTCTTGAAAGAGGAATCGATCAAAATTTTATCAACTTTATTTTGATTACGCAAATCTCGGATGAAGAAATTCACAAACTCATCATGGTGGACATGGTGGAATACATTGATATTTCGCTTCGAAATATCCAAGCCCCTGTTTCTACAACGCAAGATAAGACCGAGAAAATAACGCAAGAAGCTAAGAGAGAAAGAACTGCAATTCAAGAAAAGGAATCAGACAAAGCACTTACTAAAAGTATAAAAGTTTCCTCTGAAAAATTAGATCAACTCATGAACAATGTGGGCGAGCTTGTGATTACAAATTCGGGCTTCCAAAAAATCTATGATGATTTAGTTCGTAATTTTGGAGATGATACTATCTTCTCTGAATTGAAAAGTAAAATTGATCAGATCAATCGGATTTCAAAAGATTTACAATCTGGAATTATGAATACTCGAATGGTTCCGATTGGATCTGTATTTAACAGATTTTCTCGCTTGGTTCGAGATTTATCAATGGAGACAGGAAAGAAAGTTCATCTCAACTTAATGGGAGAGAACACAGAACTAGATAAGAAAGTTGTTGATATGATTGGGGAGCCGATGCTTCACCTGATTCGAAATTCTATTGATCATGGAATAGAGACTCCTGCTGAGCGAGCAAAGGCTGGTAAACCCGAATATGGAACTGTTGAACTAAACGCATACCAAGGTGGAAACAACATCATGGTAGAAATCAAAGACGATGGAAAAGGACTTAATAAGAGTAGAATTCTGAAAAAAGCGATTGAGAATAATCTAATCTCTGCTTCGGATGCTCAGAATTTAGCAGACAACGAAGTATACCAGTTCATATTTGCTGCCGGATTTTCTACTGCTGCTGAAGTAACTGATATTTCCGGACGTGGTGTTGGAATGAATGTTGTTAATAAACTCATTCAGGATTTTAAAGGTAAAATTTTAATCAATACTACGGAAGGGTTTGGAACATCGTTTACTCTTTGTTTTCCGCAAGCGTTAGCCATTATCCCTTCGATTCTTGTTTCTATGGAAGAAGAGATTTATGCATTTCCTTTGTCCGAAGTATTTGAGACCATTCGAATTAAAAAGGATCAAATCAATACTCTTGAAGGGCATGAGATCATTAACCTTCGCGGGGAAGTGTTGCCTATTTACCGCTTGAATAAAATTATCGGGCTTGCAGATAAGCTTGATATGGAAGAAGCGCCTGTAGTGATTGTAAATTATAATTCTAGAAAGTTGGGTTTTATTGTCGATGAGCTAATCGGTAAACATGAGACTGTAATTAAAACTCTCGAAAAGAATTATAAAAATATCAAAGGTCTAACCGGTGCATCTATCATGGGTGATGGGACTATTATTCTCGTCTTAGATATTGGTGGACTCATTGATATAACGACAGCTTCTTCTGTATCTTCTTCGCACTTAGTAGGCAAAGAAATGATGCGGCTGAATACGAGTAGATCTATCGATGTAAATACATCGAATGTGATATTTAAAACGCAAAGCTCGACGAACCTTTTCAATAATAGTTTACTTGGTTTACAATTAGTAGATAAAACTAAGAGGAAGAAAGATAAATCAGAGCGAAAAAAAGTTGTATATGAGCCGGAGCAAATTACACGGGTTGCAGAAGTTTCCGAGCCTCCTTCTGAGGAAATAACACCTGTTCAACCTACTAAACCAGAGGAAATTAAAAAGGAAAATCAATATTTAATAGTGCCAGAGACAAATCTCCCGGAAAAGAAAAATATGAATGTGGAACAGAAGCAAGTTAGTAATAGTGTGAATATTGAAAATTTAGCAGACTCTTCAGAAGATGATCATGTAAAGGCGAGAGAATTACTAAAAGGTTTTTCTGACCAAACAAAGAAGCGAGTAGAGCAGCTAATTCCAGATAGACCGATTAATGAGATGCTCAGCAAGGAAGAAATTCGTAAATTAGAATCAGTAGTTAATACTGGAATGATGAATGCAGGTCTTGTTCTATCTCAATTGGTTGGCTCGAATGTGGAATTGTTTATGCCAGAGATTATGCTTACAGATAAGGACGAACTTGTAAATGAGGTCAGAGATTCAAATGAGCATTTCTTTGGAATGAAAGTAAGAATGAACGGAGATTTAAACGGAAATCTTTTAATGATTTTCTCGGAAGCACGCGGAAAAGAACTAGCAGGCAAGTTATTAAAAGAAAACGAAACATCGGATTTGGCGAAGAAGCTTTCTGATGATTCTCTTTCTGTTTTAATGGAAATTTCTAATATTGTTTGCTCAAGTGTAATGAATTCGCTTTCCAACAAAGCTAAGGCACAGATAATGCCTTCTGTTCCTGAGCTAGTTACTGGAAATTTCAAAGAAGTATTGGATGTAGTGAAGCCAGAAAAGACAAAGTTCTTAAGCATGAATACTGAGTTTATTTATGAAGGTGATAATTTAATTGGAAACTTATTGTTCTTACCGGACTTTGATGAGCTAGTTAAGTTAATATCTAGATTGGCTTAA
- a CDS encoding segregation/condensation protein A: MEVTDAQEEKDSLPFTIRWSNPEGGYSEGPLSLLWSLIESYKVDIFDVSLSKITEDFIQFIKLSKTISIELSTEFIKMAANLVYLKSKSLLPNPGFEEIETDTKLPKELVEKLLEHKKFQLAGRKLGEIDEISAGVFRRESNQILIDFPTDENWLDLDLLDLISAFNNILETRAVNEEIPNLLVADQDYSIDTKIKTIEELLDKRREIDFSDIFDSTEPDTYDVVFSFLALLEIVKLKKVGIKQHKMFGNIKIYLVS, from the coding sequence ATGGAAGTTACAGATGCACAAGAAGAAAAAGATTCTCTTCCATTTACAATCCGATGGAGTAATCCAGAAGGGGGTTATTCCGAAGGTCCTCTCTCACTTTTATGGAGTCTAATCGAAAGTTATAAAGTAGATATCTTTGATGTTTCGCTTTCTAAAATTACGGAAGACTTCATTCAATTCATAAAGCTATCTAAGACAATCTCCATAGAACTTAGCACTGAATTCATCAAAATGGCGGCTAATCTCGTTTATCTCAAGTCCAAGTCGCTATTACCAAATCCTGGCTTTGAAGAAATTGAAACGGATACAAAGCTTCCAAAGGAATTAGTAGAAAAACTTTTAGAACATAAGAAGTTTCAATTGGCGGGCAGAAAGTTAGGTGAGATAGATGAAATTAGTGCAGGAGTATTCAGAAGAGAATCAAATCAAATATTAATCGATTTTCCGACCGATGAAAATTGGTTAGATTTAGATTTACTTGATCTTATTTCTGCATTTAATAATATTCTTGAGACAAGAGCGGTTAATGAAGAAATCCCCAATTTATTAGTAGCGGATCAAGATTATTCTATTGATACAAAAATTAAGACGATAGAAGAGCTATTAGATAAAAGAAGAGAAATTGATTTTTCTGATATATTTGATTCTACTGAACCGGATACATATGATGTCGTCTTTTCTTTTCTAGCGCTTTTAGAGATTGTTAAATTAAAAAAAGTTGGAATTAAGCAACATAAAATGTTTGGAAATATCAAAATATATTTGGTCAGTTGA
- a CDS encoding prephenate dehydrogenase, which translates to MNSPFNKILIYGLGLMGASLSLAIRKKELSCEVIGVVRSEKSRLEGMSQKIADRIFLEEDFLKSNSWNEYDLVIFSLPVDLTCDKIDLIPENYKGFITDLGSTKKFIIDKVESKFKAGHNYYSSHPMTGSEQSGMSYAKADLYENRLCILTEPKGTSRDAIQKMTHFWKMIGSITIEMSATEHDEILSYLSHTPHILSSILVNWAYQNEKVKYYTEKSPIPITGGGFRDMTRIAGSNPEMWNAIINTNKNSIHDSLLEFRKEIDCLIQSLESVDEKSDQEFWKKYFLKSKESRSQIFKINQ; encoded by the coding sequence TTGAACTCACCATTTAATAAAATATTAATCTATGGGTTGGGGCTAATGGGTGCTTCTCTTTCTTTAGCCATTCGAAAGAAAGAACTTAGCTGTGAGGTAATTGGCGTTGTCCGCTCTGAGAAAAGTCGTTTAGAAGGAATGAGCCAGAAGATTGCGGATAGGATTTTTTTAGAAGAAGATTTTTTAAAATCAAATTCATGGAATGAATATGATTTAGTTATTTTTTCCTTACCGGTTGATTTAACATGCGATAAGATTGATTTGATTCCTGAAAATTATAAAGGCTTTATTACCGATCTAGGCTCTACTAAAAAATTCATTATAGATAAAGTAGAATCCAAATTTAAAGCAGGGCATAATTACTATTCGTCCCATCCAATGACTGGCTCCGAACAATCAGGGATGAGTTACGCAAAAGCTGATTTATATGAAAATCGTCTTTGTATTTTGACTGAACCAAAAGGAACTTCCAGGGACGCAATTCAAAAGATGACTCATTTCTGGAAGATGATTGGATCTATAACAATAGAGATGAGTGCTACAGAGCATGATGAAATTCTTTCTTATCTTTCGCATACTCCGCATATATTGTCTTCCATTTTAGTAAATTGGGCATATCAAAATGAAAAGGTAAAATACTATACTGAAAAATCTCCTATTCCTATAACCGGGGGAGGCTTCCGAGACATGACTAGAATTGCTGGCTCGAATCCAGAAATGTGGAATGCAATTATTAATACGAATAAAAATTCAATACACGATTCTTTATTAGAGTTTAGAAAGGAAATAGATTGTCTGATTCAATCGCTAGAATCTGTTGATGAAAAGTCAGACCAAGAGTTTTGGAAGAAATATTTTTTAAAGTCGAAAGAGTCGAGAAGCCAAATCTTTAAGATAAACCAATAA
- a CDS encoding chemotaxis response regulator protein-glutamate methylesterase — protein sequence MNSVDFSRKIRAIVIDDSALVRSILTDLLQSDGTIEVIATGKTGLECVQLAEKLLPDVITLDIEMPVMDGLTALENLSKKNIRVAVIMLSVLTQHGAKATFQALELGAIDFVPKPSSAMQMDLQEIGSILKAKILGYFDHEVKRKAPRVKVKVGNFPEKKHVPIRAVAIGTSTGGPNALHSLFKQIPADFQRPIFVVQHMPAGFTKAFAERLDEFSKIKVKEAENGENVVSGTAYIAPGNYHMKIQRKDQTVSIELEQGPLVNGHRPSVDVTFDSLRACYGNALVGVIMTGMGKDGADSIKRVKEVGGVTLAQDEKTSVIYGMNRQAIEGGGIDQVLPLAEIVPNIIRIIKERGN from the coding sequence TTGAATAGTGTAGATTTTAGCAGAAAAATTAGAGCAATTGTAATTGATGACTCTGCATTAGTTCGAAGCATTTTAACTGACCTCCTTCAATCGGATGGGACAATTGAAGTAATTGCAACTGGTAAAACTGGTTTAGAATGTGTTCAGTTGGCTGAAAAACTTTTGCCAGATGTAATTACACTAGATATAGAGATGCCGGTAATGGATGGCTTAACTGCACTTGAGAATTTGAGTAAAAAAAATATTAGAGTTGCAGTTATAATGCTTTCTGTATTAACTCAACATGGAGCGAAAGCAACGTTTCAAGCATTAGAGTTAGGTGCCATTGATTTTGTGCCAAAGCCTTCGAGTGCTATGCAAATGGATCTACAAGAGATTGGTTCGATCCTAAAAGCTAAAATACTAGGTTATTTTGATCATGAAGTAAAGCGAAAAGCCCCTAGAGTAAAAGTTAAAGTTGGAAATTTTCCAGAAAAGAAACATGTGCCCATTCGAGCTGTTGCTATTGGAACTTCAACAGGTGGTCCGAATGCGTTACATAGTCTTTTTAAGCAGATACCGGCGGATTTTCAGCGTCCAATTTTTGTAGTGCAGCATATGCCAGCAGGATTTACAAAGGCTTTTGCTGAAAGATTGGATGAATTTAGTAAGATCAAAGTAAAAGAAGCGGAAAATGGGGAAAATGTAGTTTCGGGCACTGCCTATATTGCTCCTGGAAATTATCATATGAAAATTCAAAGAAAAGATCAAACTGTTTCTATTGAATTGGAACAAGGACCCTTAGTAAATGGACATAGACCATCAGTTGATGTAACATTTGACAGTTTAAGGGCTTGTTATGGTAATGCATTAGTGGGAGTAATTATGACGGGTATGGGAAAGGACGGAGCGGATTCTATAAAAAGAGTCAAAGAAGTAGGAGGGGTTACATTGGCACAAGACGAAAAAACATCTGTGATTTATGGAATGAACAGGCAGGCGATTGAAGGCGGTGGGATTGATCAAGTTCTTCCATTGGCGGAAATTGTTCCTAATATTATACGTATTATTAAAGAAAGAGGAAATTAA
- the pheA gene encoding prephenate dehydratase, which produces MNEDLSNLRSRIDELDTEIVNKIQERAAIASKIGEVKRAKGEEIFRPDREKDVYKKVTKNNLGPLPDQALISIYREIMSGSIAIEKALDVGYLGPEGSFSNQATRERFGASIKSTPFSSIPEVFKAVEARKCDYGVVPIENSTEGLVNSTLDMFLNSELLIYSEIYMRISIHLLGFETDLSKIKTLYGIRIANSQCKNWISANLPNVEIIETSSTTKAAMMVAEKKEGVAIASKIAADIYGLNVVRESIEDLPNNTTRFLIIGKSQCLPTGNDKTSIVFSVADKPGSLYTALKPFFENNINLTKVESRPTRRNSWEYNFFIDFNGHEKDEIISKVLGDLKEKATFLRILGSYPATEPLL; this is translated from the coding sequence ATGAATGAAGACCTATCAAATTTACGATCTAGAATAGATGAACTTGATACAGAGATTGTAAATAAAATTCAAGAACGAGCTGCTATTGCCAGTAAAATTGGCGAAGTGAAGAGAGCAAAGGGAGAAGAAATATTTCGTCCTGATAGAGAGAAGGATGTGTATAAGAAGGTAACAAAGAATAACCTCGGACCTCTTCCCGATCAAGCATTAATTTCTATTTACCGCGAAATCATGTCAGGCTCTATAGCAATCGAGAAGGCTTTAGATGTTGGCTATCTTGGACCGGAAGGATCTTTTTCCAATCAAGCAACTAGAGAAAGATTTGGAGCATCTATTAAATCGACTCCCTTTTCCTCTATTCCTGAAGTCTTTAAGGCGGTAGAAGCTAGAAAATGTGATTATGGTGTTGTCCCGATTGAGAATTCTACGGAAGGTCTTGTCAACTCTACACTTGATATGTTTCTAAATTCGGAATTATTAATCTATTCTGAAATATACATGAGAATCTCAATTCATCTTTTAGGATTCGAGACTGATTTATCAAAGATTAAAACGTTATACGGAATACGCATTGCCAATTCACAATGTAAGAACTGGATTTCTGCTAATTTGCCTAATGTGGAAATAATTGAAACTTCTTCGACTACCAAAGCAGCCATGATGGTTGCAGAAAAAAAAGAAGGCGTAGCAATTGCTTCTAAAATCGCTGCTGACATTTATGGATTAAATGTTGTACGTGAGTCTATTGAAGATTTGCCGAACAATACTACAAGATTTCTTATCATAGGTAAGTCTCAGTGTCTTCCTACGGGAAATGATAAAACCTCGATTGTATTCTCAGTAGCTGATAAGCCCGGCTCACTTTACACTGCACTGAAACCTTTCTTTGAGAATAATATTAATTTGACGAAAGTAGAGTCTAGACCGACAAGAAGAAATTCATGGGAGTATAACTTCTTCATTGATTTCAACGGTCATGAGAAAGATGAAATTATTAGTAAAGTCTTAGGTGATTTAAAAGAGAAAGCAACCTTCTTACGTATCCTAGGATCTTATCCTGCGACAGAGCCTTTGCTTTGA
- the scpB gene encoding SMC-Scp complex subunit ScpB gives MENNQNTREYNKGLIEALIFLSGEPVKLASLADSIKLEKAFVRELLDELILDYSEKNGGFLLKEIAGGYQFLTNEVYYKILGNIFKEKKRETLSRGTLDTLAIISYKQPITLPEIDEIRGVSSRNMVSTLIAKKLVKAVGQKEVPGRPTLYGTTNEFLIHFGLNKLSDLPMPVEVKELKFEDLDDLKPEKEEIFDE, from the coding sequence TTGGAAAATAATCAAAATACAAGAGAATATAACAAGGGTTTAATCGAGGCATTGATTTTTCTTTCGGGGGAACCTGTAAAGCTAGCCAGCCTTGCTGATTCAATTAAACTGGAAAAAGCATTCGTCAGAGAACTACTCGATGAACTAATACTTGATTATTCTGAAAAGAACGGTGGATTTCTACTAAAAGAAATTGCTGGAGGCTATCAGTTCTTAACCAACGAAGTATACTATAAAATCTTAGGCAATATTTTTAAAGAAAAAAAAAGAGAGACACTTTCTCGTGGAACTCTTGATACATTAGCCATTATCTCCTACAAACAACCAATTACTCTTCCTGAGATTGACGAAATACGCGGAGTATCCTCTCGTAACATGGTATCTACTCTGATTGCTAAAAAGTTAGTAAAAGCGGTAGGTCAAAAAGAAGTTCCCGGTAGACCTACCTTATACGGAACTACGAATGAATTTTTAATTCATTTTGGACTCAATAAACTTTCTGATTTACCAATGCCTGTCGAAGTGAAAGAATTAAAGTTTGAAGATTTAGATGACCTAAAGCCTGAAAAGGAAGAAATATTCGATGAATGA
- a CDS encoding response regulator, with translation MAKILVVDDAKFMRTLVKDALTAVGHTIVGEAENGNIAIEQYKLLRPDLVTMDITMREKDGIVATGEIIKMDPKAKVIMVTALGQEDLLAKAIKMGVKDFVVKPFPPERLQQAVAKALGI, from the coding sequence ATGGCCAAGATTTTGGTTGTGGATGACGCTAAATTTATGCGAACCCTAGTAAAGGATGCCTTGACAGCAGTAGGTCATACCATTGTTGGAGAAGCGGAAAATGGGAATATTGCGATAGAGCAATATAAACTCTTACGTCCGGATCTTGTTACTATGGATATAACGATGAGAGAGAAAGATGGTATTGTTGCTACCGGAGAAATTATTAAAATGGATCCAAAGGCAAAGGTCATTATGGTAACTGCTCTTGGTCAAGAAGATTTATTAGCGAAAGCTATTAAGATGGGAGTTAAAGACTTTGTAGTAAAGCCATTCCCACCAGAGAGATTACAGCAGGCGGTAGCTAAGGCGCTTGGAATTTAG